Genomic window (Papaver somniferum cultivar HN1 unplaced genomic scaffold, ASM357369v1 unplaced-scaffold_25, whole genome shotgun sequence):
GGTTTGGATGAGTTACTTTCATTCCAAATCAGGCCCTTTAAACTTGCTCTGCTACTCATACAATCGTATAGAATGGTTGGTTAAGCTTCTGAATCGGATCTGGTATTGTAACTGTGTCGGTATGTTGTTTGTTGCTTGTTTGACATTCCTGTAATCTTTGAAAAATTTTTGGTCAGTCTTGTTACTTTTCCCGACTTTGTATCGGATGATTAATATTAATGTAAGTGAGGGTTCACCTctttttctggaaaaaaaaaatcggatTTAGACACCTCTTACCTTCTTCTAGTCGGGTACAACATTTGTGTAGGCCTCAAATAATTCGATTATGGCCCAAACTATCCCGGCAAGAATATATTACGGCGTTTGGACCGTAATTTTGCATCAACTCTACACTACAGATTCTCAGTCGAATTTCTTTTGGAAATCTCTATTTGTGTAAGTTTTCCAATTTTCCATCGTCAAAATCTACACCACCGTGATCTCAATGAGACATAAATATGGTAGTACTCTTATTACTCCTCCTCCTACAGAATCACCCTCGGCTGAGTCAAAAATgagaatgaatattgagaaatcCGACAAGATGTCTTTGATCTTCCTCACTGCTTGTTTTATTGGTATTACTTCTGCTTTCCTGATCGGGTATATGCTCGGTATCATAGGTATGTACTATGTACCCACCCTCTGCTTCATTTTTACTagtttttgatgattttgttaggtttagggtttagggtttataagaatgATGAATCAATTTAGACTTTACAGACACCAGCACCTCTAGAAATACCATTATGATGATGTTACTGAGATTGCTTACTGAATTGTCATGTAGTTCGATTTGATTAGGGtttatcttttcattttttcCTTAATTCAATGTTTATATGCattgagatttttttcttttttgtatcttGCGATTGATAATTTCAGGGAAGGAAGAATGAAAAACTGATAATGGGCGGTTCTTATTTAAACACTACCTGAGATGTTTCTGATAAACCGTATTTTAGTTAGTAGTAGCTTGGATGGTAACAGGCAATTGTCCATACTAGAAGAACAGAGATACTTTATTATTAGTTAGTAGTAGCCTGGGTACTAGAAGAACAGAGATACTTCGTTGTTAGGGATAAAAAATAAACAACACCCCCTTGGGCCTCAGCAAGTATTTTATTTTTACATACATACAAATGCGTGATGTTTATAAAATGAATGTGATGGATTTGCAGGAGGGGTTATATTTGGGACAGGATATGGGAACCACTTCTTGCCAGAAACTTACAACCGTTCCGTGGCCGTTTATGGCGCTCTCATCCCTTTTATTCCTGCAAGTCTCTACTTCAGTGGTATCATTGCGATATTAGCGAGAAGAAAACCTGAATTCAGTAGACTAGATACGAGAAGACATATGATCTTGTCCGGAGCGCTTATGTCCATGGGTTCAGCGTTCACTGCTCTCGCCACCACCGGACTCATCCCTATTATGTGTGTTCTAGGTCCGACTCTGTATGCTTACGGTTTTGGCTTAATACATCAGGTATATTTATCTAAGCCTATAATTCTATTTCTATTTATCAAGTCATGTTCTCATACCGTTGGTCGGGGACGAGGTATGGTGCAAGCCAGCGCCTCCCTACTGGATACAGAAGGCCATGGGTTTGAATCCCATCATCCTGAGTATGGACGACCCCTTTCGTTGTGTGTTAGCCTAAGCCGATAGTAGACATTTTCTTTACCGAGCTTTATTTTGTTTCTTCTAAGGAGAAAGATGTTGCCAGGGTGAACCCTTCAcaggcaaaaaaaaaattcacttgcTATGGGATCACCACATTAGGTGCGAAAAATATTTGATGAATTAACTTAGGCGGTTCCATATGCATTAGCTCTATTCAATACTATTTGGTGCAACGGAAAACATTACATTGACATTGTGTAGATGTCAGTATGTATTGTTTCGCACAAGTTTTTACGCAAACAAGGTAGGAATCTACTTCATCTCCATACCATGGGCCACCTAACAATGTGTAATGTCAAATTTAGTGAAAAGAGTTGAACTTTCATTGCAGTTCTAGTTACAACCACCTTAGCTGTTGCTTATGGTCAGAcattatcattttctttgattgtGAACATGAACACTGATCTTCTTAATTTGTTTCTCATGCGTAAGGCCAAAACGGAGAATGAGCAACTAAGATCGTcttaacttttcttttctttctcgtcTAGTTCATGACTTTCCAACAGTGAACTATATATACCACTCCTAATCATTTGGTATCCTTACTTTTGTGCAGGGTGCTCAAGCGTATATGTCTGAGATGGGTTTCGCCCATAGAGACTACCTACCTTCCCTGAATATTGCTTTTAAATTGACGATTGCGATCGGCATCTTTGTGGCCAATCTTGTGAACTGGAGCACCAACAGTATCACAGATGGGTGGGGCTGGAGACTTAGCATAGGCATTGCTGCAATTCCTGCTGCTATCACCTCCATTGGATCTTTCTTGCTCCCAGACACTCCAATGTCCATGATTAAGTTAGGTAAGTTTGATGACGCCAAACAGTTGCTCCAACGCCTCCATGGCACCGACGACGGGGTTCATGCACTGTTCAAAGATTTATTAGGCGCCAACGAAGCATCAAAGTCAGCGAAAGGATTTGAGAAGCAAATTTTGTCTCAAACACATAACAGGCCCTTCCGTTTGATGGCAATAGCTATCCCCTTGTTCCAGCAGCTCACAGGAATGAATGTAATAGTTTTCTATGCTCCTTACCTTTTTCAAGCTGTAGGATTTCGAACTAGTGAAGCTCTAACGTATACTGCCGTCATTGGAGGGGTCAATGTTGCTGCAACTATCATTCATATAATCTCGGTCCGTCAAGGTTGCAGAAGGTTTTTCCTCATAGCTGGAGGAGTTCAATTATTTGTTGGTCAGGTAATGGTACTAAACTAACTAAGAAATACTAAGTGTATGGATGACTACCTTCCTTATGTGTGTACGAGTATTACTTATGTAATGGAATTTTTGATTTCAGATCATGTTGGGGATTCTGATACGGATCAAATTAGGAAATTCCGATGCGTATGACTACTTAATTATAGCCACCAGCTGCATTTGTGTCTCAGGATTTGCCTGGTCATGGGGTCCATTAGGCTGGATATTTCTCTCTAGTGATGATGATCTGCTACTACTATACCCCTTGGAGGTTCGTTCATGCAGCCAGAATTTGGCTTCAAACGTGCATTGGATGCTTTCCTCTTTCGTCACTCTTGTATTCCCCCCCATAGTCTGCCTATTCAAGTTTTATGTTTTATACGTGTTCGCTTTCTTTGGGGTGATTATAACTTTTCATGCCTACTATTTCATGCCTAACACAAACCGAATGCTGGTCGAAGAAGATGTCTCTAAAATATGGAAGCAACACTGGTTCTGGAGAAGGTACTTCGTTGACCTTAACAACGATGTCGAAGAAGATGTCTCTGAAGTATGGAAGCAACATTGGTTCTGGAGAAGGTACTTTGTTGACCTCGACAATGATCTGATAGTTTGAGTAGCCACTTAAGATACAATAACGATCAGCCGTCAACCGTAATCTAATTAGTTTTAAATTAATTTTGCGACATAATTAGTGTTTAACAGAATCATTGTCTAAAACTATGATATGAACTCGTAGCCTTTACCAGTATTCAGTACTACTACCTAGATTACATTCACCAATCCATATACGTGATGATCCAGCATTAACCAtagatgttcttattgtactgTGGCTGTTGTTTCTTTTGAAGGAATTTTGGGTTCTTTTTACACAGGCCCAGATTGGttattccaacaaaaaaaaggaaaaagaagttaAATTGCTGTGTTGTCCCAAACTGATTTGGATTTGGTTGTCCAAACCTGACCATCCGATGAGCAACACAAAATAAACTAACTACTAAAATAAATGCATATGCGGCATATGAACCTGCCAGACACATATGCGGCATATGAACCTGCCAGACACATATGCGGCACCCTGTCTAGTGTCTATATAATCATATTAACAGGGTCGAGCTATTACTCTTTGTAGAAGCTAAAGACGTGTATCAGACCTATCGTTGTTAAAATGAAGGACATGAACTTCAACGATGAACAAAACAATAACGATGAAGATATAGTCTTCTCTCCACTACTCTACCTAATGCATTGTCATACGAAGCaactgaaaaccaaaacaaaatgtaTTTTCAAATTTAGGCCCCTCATGGATAAGACAGCAGATGATGGTGGCGAGCAAGAACATCATGAACGTCAAGTGATTTCTCTAGCTTGCTATAGTTCTGAATTGATGTTAATGTACAGTAGTATAGTTTGCTTGAAAGTCTCTTTTGCGTTTCCTCCTCCTTTAGGTATACAAAAATATTTAGACTTTAGGTCTAACTTTGTGACCAGGTTTGAGTTTGATCttgagaaaattttaattagagtttaggTCTTGGACCGTAGTTGACTGTCCTGAACGttattaaataaatttaattttaataaattcaTATTTAAAGAAtgttttcatattcttcttcatttcttttcACGAATCacaaatttaattttcatttacgTTGATCATCCTCCATCacataatcaaaattttcaattactaCCACCAACGTCAATAATTAATATCATCATCACCATTCGATTCCAACAGTTGGACACTACTGTTGATGTAGAAGACGTTCCTTTCTGGACTTTTTTCATACACTTTGTTGTGCATAAATTAATGTCGGCAAACATGAGCTTGCTCTGTTCTGACCTTTGTTATATCCCCGTCCTTGCAGAGAATTCAAAAGTCGACAACTACCCAACACTAATAATCACACATAAACTTAAAATCGCCCATCAATCCCATCATTAATCCCCTAAAACAACAATGATTCAATTTCCTATCTTTTTCTCTCCAAAATTGAAACCAAGCTAGGGAAATGGAAGTATTTAAGATCCCCTGGATTTAAGTTAATTGAATTGTCTCTAGTTTGTGCTGTCTGAATACATGGTTGAATTAAAGTGGTTTATAAATAGCTATCTGTTTTGTGACAGCACATCATCTTGCATAATCTGTTTATGGAGTTCAAAGATGAACAAATTCCAAGTTTggaatgaaaattttcaaaaccctagacagAAAAAACAATTCGTGATTGAATGAACTAAAAAGACTGAATCATGGACAAAAGAGAGACAAACAGAACGATAAATTTTTACGAGAAATCACCAGGGATTCTCAATACAGTGTTAATTTCAAAAGTGATGAGATAGTGTTGGTGTTTGTggtaaattgaagaagatgaaaagcaAAAAGGGGCCATGGTGGTCTCTGGCGTtgatagaagaagatgaacaaaatGGTAAAGTGGGAAATAAATTGAAAACTATATTTAACCAGCTATGTAACTGTCAAGAACAGTCAACTACGGTCcaagacccaaactctaattaaatttTCCTCaggacccaaactcaaagctgGTCACAAAATTGAGACCCAAAGTCTAAATAGCCCAAATTACAATTGCATTATAAAATAAAGGCTGGGGGTTTTGTTTACGTTGGTTTTCTCTGCTTATGCTTATGAATTCTACATTATGAGTTCTTTTTGCATTTCAAAGAATAATCAAGAACATAGATTTCATCCTTGGTGTGCTATGTGCTAATCTGAACGAGTGTTATGCCATTTACAGTATCGTTATTCTGAATGAGTGTTATGCAACTTAGTGTACTGTATAGGCTTCCTATGACATAACCTTTGCTTACCTTCTCGGAGCTATTCGTGTATATTTGATCTCAACAACTATGGTATCAACAAAATGTAAACTCATGTACGACATGTTAAATCATagacataaaaagaaaaagaggttAGATTTAACTAAACGAAACAGCATTGGTCCTTTCGAGTGAGGTCTTAAATTTGTGAACCAATGTACATTTGTTTTAAGTTTCTAAGTGGCATTTGTCGTCCAAATACGTCCTTAACAGTAAGCCTAATATATAAACTTTTTACTTAACTACTCGTTCAAAAATTTTCCTTATCAAGATTTTCAAACTTTCTTTCTAGCATCATGATGCGTGCTCTGGACATGAATTAGTAAGATAGAAGAACTAAGAAGAGGTTTTTAATTTTACCCcctggaaaagaaagaaaagagaaaaaagagggAACATGAAATGAGAATTAAGGGTTTCAGTTGCTAGCCGTCCATCTGGACCCGTTTGTTTTAGTACACGTGTTTTAGGTTCCAGAGTATTCCAAATGGCATTTTTGTGATTTAATTGATACTCAGACCCTATGTGTAGtaacaatttagggttttgttggtATAAATTTCCAACTCTTCGCAGCTGTGTAGGCACACTACAGTAGTACACCACCTTCTCAACTCTCTCTGACAGAACCCACTTACCATTTCTATTCTCTCAACTCTCTCAACAGAAAAAACTTCTCACTCACCACTGCACAACCCATGAGCAACCCATTAGCTACAACCACTGCACAATTACCAGAAAATCAAGTACCAAATGTCAATAACACCCCAAGAATAGCAATAACCAGTGAAGTGAACTTAGCTCGTTTCTTGTTGATTTTAGCTGTTATTGGAACTTTCGGCTTCTTGGGGCTCATTGTTGGTTTTGCTGATCGTCATACTAAAGTAAAAGAAGCTATTCGAAACAAAGGTGAGCTACCAACTATGGAAACTGTACTACATATTGAAATTGGTTTTCTATTTCTTGGAGCTTTGTTAGCTGCTATTATATCTATTTGGCCGTTATGGTTTGGAAACATAGTTGATTTctttgctggttttttagaaaAGTTTGATGGAAACAAATGGTATGTTTACATGAAGGAGTTGTTGTTTACTCTCTGGATTTTTGGATGGTTGGGTTTTGCTGGATTCATCTTTAGATCTGATCCTGAGCTTAACATGTCAAGA
Coding sequences:
- the LOC113341147 gene encoding sugar transport protein MST8-like isoform X2: MRHKYGSTLITPPPTESPSAESKMRMNIEKSDKMSLIFLTACFIGITSAFLIGYMLGIIGGVIFGTGYGNHFLPETYNRSVAVYGALIPFIPASLYFSGIIAILARRKPEFSRLDTRRHMILSGALMSMGSAFTALATTGLIPIMCVLGPTLYAYGFGLIHQGAQAYMSEMGFAHRDYLPSLNIAFKLTIAIGIFVANLVNWSTNSITDGWGWRLSIGIAAIPAAITSIGSFLLPDTPMSMIKLGKFDDAKQLLQRLHGTDDGVHALFKDLLGANEASKSAKGFEKQILSQTHNRPFRLMAIAIPLFQQLTGMNVIVFYAPYLFQAVGFRTSEALTYTAVIGGVNVAATIIHIISVRQGCRRFFLIAGGVQLFVGQIMLGILIRIKLGNSDAYDYLIIATSCICVSGFAWSWGPLGWIFLSSDDDLLLLYPLEVRSCSQNLASNVHWMLSSFVTLVFPPIVCLFKFYVLYVFAFFGVIITFHAYYFMPNTNRMLVEEDVSKIWKQHWFWRRYFVDLNNDVEEDVSEVWKQHWFWRRYFVDLDNDLIV
- the LOC113341147 gene encoding sugar transport protein MST8-like isoform X1 gives rise to the protein MRHKYGSTLITPPPTESPSAESKMRMNIEKSDKMSLIFLTACFIGITSAFLIGYMLGIIGGVIFGTGYGNHFLPETYNRSVAVYGALIPFIPASLYFSGIIAILARRKPEFSRLDTRRHMILSGALMSMGSAFTALATTGLIPIMCVLGPTLYAYGFGLIHQGAQAYMSEMGFAHRDYLPSLNIAFKLTIAIGIFVANLVNWSTNSITDGWGWRLSIGIAAIPAAITSIGSFLLPDTPMSMIKLGKFDDAKQLLQRLHGTDDGVHALFKDLLGANEASKSAKGFEKQILSQTHNRPFRLMAIAIPLFQQLTGMNVIVFYAPYLFQAVGFRTSEALTYTAVIGGVNVAATIIHIISVRQGCRRFFLIAGGVQLFVGQVMIMLGILIRIKLGNSDAYDYLIIATSCICVSGFAWSWGPLGWIFLSSDDDLLLLYPLEVRSCSQNLASNVHWMLSSFVTLVFPPIVCLFKFYVLYVFAFFGVIITFHAYYFMPNTNRMLVEEDVSKIWKQHWFWRRYFVDLNNDVEEDVSEVWKQHWFWRRYFVDLDNDLIV
- the LOC113341147 gene encoding sugar transport protein MST8-like isoform X3, with product MRMNIEKSDKMSLIFLTACFIGITSAFLIGYMLGIIGGVIFGTGYGNHFLPETYNRSVAVYGALIPFIPASLYFSGIIAILARRKPEFSRLDTRRHMILSGALMSMGSAFTALATTGLIPIMCVLGPTLYAYGFGLIHQGAQAYMSEMGFAHRDYLPSLNIAFKLTIAIGIFVANLVNWSTNSITDGWGWRLSIGIAAIPAAITSIGSFLLPDTPMSMIKLGKFDDAKQLLQRLHGTDDGVHALFKDLLGANEASKSAKGFEKQILSQTHNRPFRLMAIAIPLFQQLTGMNVIVFYAPYLFQAVGFRTSEALTYTAVIGGVNVAATIIHIISVRQGCRRFFLIAGGVQLFVGQVMIMLGILIRIKLGNSDAYDYLIIATSCICVSGFAWSWGPLGWIFLSSDDDLLLLYPLEVRSCSQNLASNVHWMLSSFVTLVFPPIVCLFKFYVLYVFAFFGVIITFHAYYFMPNTNRMLVEEDVSKIWKQHWFWRRYFVDLNNDVEEDVSEVWKQHWFWRRYFVDLDNDLIV